One Cuculus canorus isolate bCucCan1 chromosome 1, bCucCan1.pri, whole genome shotgun sequence DNA segment encodes these proteins:
- the LOC128849347 gene encoding MIEF1 upstream open reading frame protein-like, producing the protein MAAWSREAVLSLYRALLRQGRKLHYTDQDFYLAFIRREFRKNQGLQQLEDKERQLEKGQAFLQSKLGGLV; encoded by the coding sequence ATGGCAGCGTGGTCCCGGGAGGCTGTCCTGAGCCTTTACCGGGCTCTGCTGCGCCAGGGCCGCAAGCTGCACTACACCGACCAGGATTTCTACCTCGCTTTCATCCGCCGCGAGTTCCGCAAGAaccaagggctgcagcagctggaggataAGGAGagacagctggagaaggggcaaGCTTTCCTGCAGAGCAAACTTGGGGGCCTAGTGTAG